Genomic window (Psychromonas sp. L1A2):
GAATAATATACCGTTTAAGAATTCATCAACTAATTCCCAAAAATGGTCTAACTGGGCTTTGCTCTCTTTAGAGAATCCATTTTTTCTAGTCCAATTACCAATCATGATACCTGCAACAACCATCGCCAGTGGAGCAGAAACGCCAATCATTCCACCAAATACAAATCCAGCAGTTGGCACACCAATGGTAAGCAAGAGTTCCATTGCATGGTCATTGGTCGCACTGATTAAGTAATGGAATAATAACCCAAGTGCAAAACCGTAAACGATGCCGCCAATAGCTTCATGTAAAAAAAGCATCGAAACACTTTCTATTGTTAATGGTTGTCCAGAAAATGCGATATTAAATAAAGTAACAAAAATAACTAATCCAAAGCCATCATTGAATAAAGACTCACCTTCAATTTGAGTCGATATTCTTTTTGGAGCGTCTAGCTTTTTAACAATAGCTAATACAGCAATAGGGTCGGTAGGTGATATTAATGAACCAAACAATAAACAATAAATGAGGTCGAGAGGTAAGCCGATAAGTTGGCAAATATAATACAATACGAAGCCGACAAAGAAGGTAGAAAAGAGTGTTGCAGCTAAAGCAAGTACAGTAATTTCCCACTTTTGATCTTTTAAACTTTCTAACTTAATGCCTAAACCACCTGCAAAGAGTAAGAAGCCTAATAAACCATTTAATAAAAAATGTTCGAAGTCTATTTCTGTAAGTTGGGTAACGGCTATTTCTCGTAATTGAGTAAAGCCATTTTTACCCGCAATAACGATAATAAGTGATAAAAGTAAGGATCCAGCTGTGATGGCAATGGTATTTTGCCATTTACCTAATTTACTATTAACGAATGTAATTAACATTGCTGCTGCGGCGAGGAAACAAAAGGTGGCATAAACTGTCATAGTAATAACCTGAGGTATAAAGAAAGTGTGAATATAATGCGAAATTATATCAAATACTATGCTTAGTTCACTCTTTTATAAGCTTATTGATTGTTTTTTAGTCATTCATGACCGAATCTATAATTGATTCACTAATATTCTTAAAATAACTCAATAAATACGTTTTATATCTTCATTTTTATAACATCACTGCCTCTTCTTTGTGATCTAGATCGATAATAATTTCCCGTTTATTTCAATATTAACTTTACCCTCATTTCCCTTTGTGCGAGATCGACCATTAGCAACGTAGTAGATCCTCACTTTAAATAGTTAATTTAAGACACTTTAAAAATTTAATTTTAAATTAAGTCTTTGAAATTAAATGATAAGTTTGTTTTTTGTTCGCTTTGTTGTCGGTATGTTCTTTATTTACTTGGTTTTATTTAAGAAATGCATCGTATTATCTCTCCCGCAAACAAGAAACGTAGATGATTTACAGGATGTAAATCAGCAACGGACAGCAAAGAAACAACAGGATGTTGTTAAAGGGTAAATAAAGATTATTTATCCTATCAGGATGATAAAAGGACACTTCAAGGATTGGAGTTGGATAAGCAGGATGTTTATCGTTAAGGAAGAACACGGAAGATATTACAGGATGTAATAAGGACACTTCAAGGGTTGATGGAGTTAGATAAGCAGGATGTTTATCGTTAAGGAAGAACACGGAAGACATTACAGGATGTAATAAGGACACTTCAAGGATTGGAGTTAGATAAGCAGGATGTTTATCGTTAAGGAAGAACATGGAAGACATTACAGGATGTAATAAGGACACTTCAAGGATTGGAGTTAGATAAGCAGGATGTTTATCGTTAAGGAAGAACACGGAAGGCATTACAGGATGTAATAAGGACGCTTCAAGGATTGGAGTTAGATAAGCAGGATGTTTATCGTTAAGGAAGAACACGGAAGGCATTACAGGATGTAATAAGGACACTTCAAGGATCGGAGTTAGATAAGCAGGATGTTTATCGTTAAGGAAGAACACGGAAGATATTATAGGATGTAGAAAGGACACCTTCCAAGGATAGGGAGCAGTTAATAAGCAGGATGTTTATTAAATATGGATGTGTCATGGAAGAAGCCAGCAGGATGTTGGATTGATGAACTGGATGTTTGTCGGATAAGGATATGAAACAAGGAAGAAGCTCAAAGGATTTGGGAAGAGGATGCCTAGTATGGCAGTAGTCAAATGGATTTATTGCATGGAGCAACTTCTATCATGGATTTGATAGTGTGACTAAATTAGGGCAGCTTAGGCTGCCCTTTCCTGTTTTTACGTATTAGCAAAAACTTTATCGTTACATCGCGTTACTTTAATTAAACTCTATAACAACACTTCCTCAATATTTATTAGCTCATCTGTAGCGAAAGAAATTAGATCATTGATTATTGGTGATTCAAAACGTACTCTTAGCTCTTTTTACGGGTAAATAATATGGCCACTTTCTCTGCTGTCGAAGTTCCTTTTAACTATCGCAATACTTGCTGGTTTTGTGGTGAGCCAAGCGATAAAAAAATTAAGTTCCCTAAGCATGAATACGAAATCAATATCTTAGATCACCAAGCACTGAGTTTACCTAGCTGTAAAGAGTGTGCGAGTATCGTAAAACGTTCTGCATTTCCTTCTATTTATAGTTATCGTGATGCGGTTAAACAAGCACTTACTACCAAACATCAGAAAGTACTTAGTATCGGGTCTAATTGGACGAAACAAGAGTTAGAAGAGTCAGAGTTGGAAGGTAGTGCGTTTGAGGGCTTTAAGCGTAGTGCATGGCCTATGTTTGAAATGATGCAAGCGCGTATT
Coding sequences:
- a CDS encoding cation:proton antiporter, with product MTVYATFCFLAAAAMLITFVNSKLGKWQNTIAITAGSLLLSLIIVIAGKNGFTQLREIAVTQLTEIDFEHFLLNGLLGFLLFAGGLGIKLESLKDQKWEITVLALAATLFSTFFVGFVLYYICQLIGLPLDLIYCLLFGSLISPTDPIAVLAIVKKLDAPKRISTQIEGESLFNDGFGLVIFVTLFNIAFSGQPLTIESVSMLFLHEAIGGIVYGFALGLLFHYLISATNDHAMELLLTIGVPTAGFVFGGMIGVSAPLAMVVAGIMIGNWTRKNGFSKESKAQLDHFWELVDEFLNGILFLLIGLSMLQFSFYKEDWIIMLIAIPLVLLARYLSVRLAYLGFNRFRSYNPYSVRILTWGGLRGGLALAMAMAVPAGVWVLPEKNIDVREIILVMTYGVVLFSILIQGSSIVPLINKAKEWQNKNQ